A region from the Streptosporangium sp. NBC_01756 genome encodes:
- a CDS encoding glycosyltransferase translates to MWDLDDRWNAPPRRGRLMKHPHICEVIKTLDVGGAEVLLVERLLAALPTDKRYTVVCQRASTRILVERLRSAGVNVVVLGSGSHPSRLVPAVRRLAPDVLNMHSPLPAALLRMTSRFWNPRPVLISTVHNVCYRTPTMLLDRATGWLDTRTVAVSPQVARAVTSWGARALCTRIHGVGVERQRDWAMESERIRQEWNVPEHAFLITHVANFRPAKNHRMLIEAATRVIARNPRAMFLLAGSGPLHEQVAKRVADLGLDGLRFLGQVPNAARLIAASDLLVLGSSHEGLPVVIMEAFAAGVPVVSTDVGGVSDLVTTGWNGLLTVPGDSEAFAEAILRAMRPEVHGLLRQGARDSADLVDISQTAEWFDRLYDEVCS, encoded by the coding sequence GTGTGGGACCTCGATGACCGCTGGAACGCCCCACCCCGCCGGGGCCGTCTCATGAAGCACCCGCACATCTGCGAAGTGATCAAGACGCTGGACGTGGGCGGCGCCGAGGTCCTGCTCGTCGAGCGGCTGCTCGCCGCGTTGCCGACGGACAAGCGCTACACCGTCGTATGCCAGCGGGCGTCCACTCGGATTCTCGTGGAGCGGCTACGGTCGGCCGGCGTGAACGTGGTCGTCCTCGGGAGCGGTTCTCACCCGTCCCGTCTCGTTCCGGCGGTCAGGCGGCTGGCACCCGATGTGCTCAACATGCACTCCCCCCTTCCCGCGGCTCTGCTACGGATGACATCACGTTTCTGGAACCCCCGTCCCGTCCTGATCTCGACTGTGCACAACGTGTGTTACCGCACACCGACGATGCTGCTCGACCGGGCGACGGGGTGGCTGGACACGCGTACCGTCGCCGTCTCTCCCCAGGTCGCCCGCGCCGTCACGAGCTGGGGCGCGCGTGCCCTGTGCACCCGGATCCACGGTGTCGGCGTCGAGAGGCAGCGCGACTGGGCGATGGAGTCGGAGCGTATCAGGCAGGAGTGGAACGTCCCCGAGCACGCCTTTCTCATCACGCACGTCGCCAACTTCCGCCCGGCCAAGAACCACCGCATGCTCATCGAGGCCGCGACCAGGGTGATCGCCAGGAACCCGCGCGCCATGTTCCTCCTGGCCGGGTCCGGCCCGCTGCACGAGCAGGTGGCCAAGCGCGTCGCCGACCTCGGACTGGACGGCCTGCGTTTCCTCGGGCAGGTGCCGAACGCCGCGCGTCTGATCGCCGCTTCCGATCTCCTCGTGCTCGGTTCCTCTCACGAGGGGTTGCCGGTCGTCATCATGGAGGCTTTCGCCGCGGGCGTGCCGGTCGTGTCCACCGACGTCGGCGGGGTGTCCGATCTGGTCACCACCGGCTGGAACGGTCTTCTCACCGTGCCGGGGGACTCCGAGGCCTTCGCTGAAGCCATCCTGCGGGCGATGCGTCCCGAAGTCCACGGGCTCCTCCGGCAGGGAGCGAGGGACAGCGCCGACCTCGTCGACATCAGCCAGACCGCGGAGTGGTTCGACAGACTGTACGACGAGGTCTGCTCCTGA
- a CDS encoding lipopolysaccharide biosynthesis protein, producing MATLLERAIHRMRPPGSSHLRTFTSLTAASQGEAVLSMLSLVVLVRLAGTDRSGQLIFVQALSSVWFLLLDPRIEDAAQRYVPIEQQRSGQGSALFVCLLWWDVAIGVLASGVGLLMVLAAWLLGLATGDLTLMLALSLVSGGAAASTGAAGAAFALAGRLRDLGRVRLRCAVLSFGLSLGGLLAGGPPAYLAGQCAAAIVTAVVLGMLSLRTISAHIGPAVTRGRLPAGLIAFTLKASAGTSVAAASESGVLTLAGFLGGPSLVTILKIASAPGRFYTSLISPITSMLYPRLAQAAAAGEPALIRRDVMRATLMLTAAGAMALAVVVPVAGDALGLVYGAPYVQAGQTAGLLLGVACVKGGASWSKVLPLAMGRPVWRIAYLTAEGVLLLGLLLIADRVAPDAVRTSLTFGWGALALAVLGTGFWITWLQRLTKVGGR from the coding sequence ATGGCCACTCTCCTCGAACGTGCGATCCATCGCATGCGCCCGCCCGGCTCATCGCATCTGCGGACGTTCACCTCACTCACCGCCGCCAGCCAGGGCGAGGCGGTCCTGTCCATGCTCAGTCTGGTCGTCCTGGTACGGCTGGCGGGAACCGACCGGTCCGGGCAGCTGATCTTCGTTCAGGCGCTGTCGAGCGTCTGGTTCCTGCTGCTGGATCCCCGGATCGAGGACGCCGCACAGCGGTACGTCCCCATCGAGCAGCAGCGGAGCGGACAGGGTTCCGCGCTGTTCGTCTGCCTGCTGTGGTGGGACGTGGCGATCGGTGTGCTGGCGAGCGGCGTCGGTCTCCTGATGGTGCTGGCAGCGTGGCTGCTGGGCCTCGCCACCGGTGACCTCACGCTGATGCTCGCGCTCTCACTCGTCTCCGGCGGGGCCGCGGCGTCGACCGGGGCGGCCGGGGCGGCCTTCGCCCTGGCCGGCCGCCTACGTGATCTCGGGCGCGTACGGCTGCGGTGCGCCGTCCTGTCGTTCGGGCTGTCACTGGGCGGTCTGCTCGCCGGCGGCCCACCGGCCTATCTGGCCGGCCAGTGCGCGGCCGCCATCGTGACGGCCGTCGTCCTCGGCATGCTGTCGCTGCGCACAATATCCGCCCACATCGGACCGGCCGTGACACGGGGCCGGCTCCCGGCCGGCCTCATCGCCTTCACGCTGAAAGCGTCCGCGGGAACCTCGGTCGCGGCGGCCTCCGAATCGGGCGTCCTCACGCTGGCGGGCTTCCTCGGAGGCCCCAGCCTGGTGACCATCCTCAAGATCGCATCAGCTCCCGGCCGCTTCTACACCTCTCTGATCAGTCCGATCACCTCGATGCTGTACCCCCGGCTGGCCCAGGCCGCCGCAGCCGGGGAGCCGGCTCTCATCAGGCGGGACGTGATGCGCGCGACGCTGATGCTCACCGCGGCCGGGGCGATGGCGCTCGCCGTCGTGGTCCCCGTGGCCGGTGACGCGCTCGGCCTGGTGTACGGCGCCCCGTACGTCCAGGCCGGCCAGACGGCCGGGCTCCTCCTGGGTGTCGCCTGCGTGAAGGGAGGCGCCTCCTGGTCCAAAGTGCTGCCTCTGGCCATGGGCAGGCCCGTCTGGAGAATCGCCTACCTCACGGCCGAGGGCGTCCTCCTTCTCGGTCTGCTCCTCATCGCCGACCGGGTGGCTCCGGACGCGGTGCGGACCTCGCTCACCTTCGGCTGGGGAGCGCTGGCCCTGGCCGTTCTCGGGACGGGCTTCTGGATCACTTGGCTACAGAGATTGACGAAGGTCGGTGGTCGGTGA
- a CDS encoding O-antigen ligase family protein: MIEIARTTPTRLTTELFAPVRFLFAVVAGLAGALARELTGSPFLAEALWALALFVLPLPLLPALLLVTMRLELPGLGELGFSDLVAVFYVVRLTFSSRILDVRLSPSHLVLIVFFGWAVLTTAPQSGMMWPLVHIMLYAVVGVALTHSPTAGTGLLWTVLGLALFETIVHLPDMLTRLHGVVLADPAQLGALLIAALLVVPLLPLPPNGRIAVRGLLLAGIAATQTRSVWFALCVVAVAMLLPRRWHLPVGLPLLMAPPALLAAAQVTALFKLNGESLDLRLQSISEGLRKLSEKPITGHGWAFRDVSPTDFANGIIYNLWVHLGVATGLVGVALFVLYVCLLSSETARNPSAYFFVTAILAMSLTEVPFYGGSVIALLFFALTSVRREPDRPVRTAEAEQPDTTSGLAGSGHRNATR; this comes from the coding sequence ATGATCGAGATCGCTCGCACGACACCCACGCGTCTCACGACAGAGCTGTTCGCGCCCGTGCGCTTCCTCTTCGCCGTGGTGGCGGGACTCGCCGGAGCGCTCGCCCGGGAACTCACCGGCAGCCCCTTCCTGGCGGAGGCGCTGTGGGCGCTGGCCCTGTTCGTCCTCCCTCTCCCCCTGCTCCCCGCGCTGCTGCTCGTCACCATGCGGCTGGAACTGCCCGGCCTCGGCGAGCTCGGCTTCAGCGATCTGGTCGCCGTCTTCTACGTGGTACGCCTGACCTTCAGCTCCCGGATCCTCGACGTCCGGCTGTCACCGTCCCACCTCGTGCTCATCGTGTTCTTCGGCTGGGCGGTGCTGACGACGGCACCCCAGTCCGGCATGATGTGGCCACTCGTCCACATCATGCTCTACGCCGTCGTGGGGGTGGCGCTGACCCACAGCCCGACGGCCGGGACCGGCCTGCTCTGGACCGTGCTCGGGCTGGCCCTCTTCGAGACGATCGTGCACCTGCCCGACATGCTCACCCGCCTGCACGGAGTCGTCCTGGCGGATCCGGCCCAGCTGGGGGCACTGCTCATCGCCGCCCTGCTCGTCGTCCCGCTGCTGCCTCTGCCCCCGAACGGGCGGATCGCCGTCCGCGGACTGCTCCTCGCCGGCATCGCCGCGACCCAGACCCGGTCGGTGTGGTTCGCGCTCTGCGTCGTGGCCGTAGCGATGCTGCTGCCCCGGCGCTGGCACCTCCCCGTCGGCCTGCCGCTCCTTATGGCTCCGCCCGCCCTGCTCGCCGCGGCGCAGGTCACCGCACTCTTCAAGCTCAACGGCGAATCCCTCGACCTGAGGCTGCAGTCGATCTCGGAGGGGCTGCGGAAGCTCTCCGAGAAACCCATCACCGGGCACGGCTGGGCCTTCCGCGATGTCAGCCCGACGGACTTCGCCAACGGGATCATCTACAACCTCTGGGTCCACCTGGGCGTTGCCACGGGCCTGGTCGGTGTCGCCCTGTTCGTGCTCTACGTATGTCTGCTGTCGTCCGAGACGGCCCGGAACCCGAGCGCGTACTTCTTCGTCACCGCGATCCTGGCGATGTCGCTCACCGAGGTCCCGTTCTACGGAGGTTCGGTCATCGCGCTGCTCTTCTTCGCGCTGACCTCCGTCAGGAGGGAACCGGACCGGCCGGTGAGGACAGCGGAGGCAGAGCAGCCTGACACCACGTCCGGCCTGGCCGGCTCCGGTCATCGGAACGCTACGAGGTGA
- a CDS encoding NAD-dependent epimerase/dehydratase family protein produces the protein MQQVERAVVTGVAGFIGSHLAEALLLQGANVVGIDRRSPAGDPVAAENLESLLGRRGFHLVEGELGELDLRSLTEGASAVFHLAGVPGVRPSWGERFAEYLASNVMVTQRLLEACVSTDVPRMVLASSSSVYGNSVGRPSREEDLPFPLSPYGVTKLAAERLSLAYAVRRDTPLSVVALRYFTVYGPRQRPDMAIGRILRSVLTGHPLRLYGDGVQRRDFTYVGDAVAATMAACVAPAQAEVVNVGGGRSVSMLDVLACAAQVTGQDVPILRDVTQLGDVDTTEADLTRARKLLGYEPSTSLAEGMGQQWKWITS, from the coding sequence ATGCAACAAGTGGAGCGGGCAGTCGTGACGGGGGTGGCCGGCTTCATCGGGTCACACCTGGCCGAGGCGTTGTTGCTCCAGGGAGCGAATGTGGTCGGGATAGACCGGCGCTCTCCGGCGGGCGACCCGGTGGCAGCCGAAAACCTCGAGAGCCTCCTGGGCCGGCGTGGCTTTCACCTGGTCGAGGGGGAGCTGGGGGAGCTGGATCTGAGGTCGTTGACGGAAGGTGCTTCGGCTGTCTTCCACCTCGCGGGTGTTCCCGGTGTCCGGCCCTCGTGGGGGGAGCGATTCGCGGAATATCTGGCGTCGAACGTCATGGTGACCCAGCGCCTGCTTGAGGCGTGCGTTTCCACGGACGTGCCCAGGATGGTCCTCGCCTCGTCGTCGAGCGTGTACGGGAACAGCGTCGGCCGCCCCTCACGCGAAGAAGACCTTCCTTTCCCGCTCTCGCCGTACGGGGTCACGAAGCTGGCCGCGGAGCGGCTCTCGCTCGCCTACGCGGTCAGGCGGGACACCCCGTTGAGTGTGGTGGCCCTGAGATACTTCACCGTCTACGGTCCTCGGCAGCGACCGGACATGGCCATCGGCCGGATACTCCGGTCCGTGCTCACCGGTCACCCGCTCCGCCTGTACGGCGATGGCGTCCAGCGTCGGGACTTCACCTATGTCGGCGATGCGGTCGCGGCCACGATGGCCGCCTGCGTGGCTCCCGCTCAGGCCGAGGTGGTCAACGTCGGCGGTGGCCGCAGCGTCTCCATGCTGGACGTGCTGGCATGTGCCGCCCAGGTGACCGGTCAGGACGTCCCGATTCTCCGTGACGTGACACAGCTGGGCGACGTGGACACCACGGAGGCCGACCTGACCAGGGCGCGGAAGCTGCTCGGCTACGAGCCGTCGACGTCACTGGCCGAAGGCATGGGCCAGCAGTGGAAATGGATCACCTCGTAG
- a CDS encoding glycosyltransferase family 4 protein: MSYRVPPEPGGKERHVECLTREQLRRGHEVTLAFRGGSTVPNGAMVLPLRPTGLSCLLAVKSDVLAFAAEVVGALRNAGPVDLVHLHGDHVEASVIGPFCRKLGIPLVLTVHAALARRHRRLARMALGHVGAFIAIGSRTADDLMDRGADRRRILVASSGIDLGAISGSPPPAREPGLIVSVGSLEPMKNHALLIEAVQALRPANPGLRLLVVGDGPELGRLRRLAGTETGIEFAGQLLRDEVYRQVRRAEVFVLASRRLDGKGEGVPTAALEALALGTPVVVSSDALLDPVVSNRAAYRTFESGSVDDLVRVLRTVLGDEDLRRRMSTLGTQAATALDWPVVAGRFEEWYRVALNAGHPSGALR, translated from the coding sequence GTGAGCTACCGCGTGCCACCCGAACCGGGCGGCAAGGAGCGACATGTCGAATGTCTCACCCGGGAACAGCTGAGACGAGGTCACGAGGTGACACTCGCGTTCCGGGGTGGGAGCACTGTGCCGAACGGCGCGATGGTGCTGCCCCTCCGGCCGACCGGGTTGTCGTGCCTCCTGGCGGTGAAGTCCGATGTTCTGGCTTTCGCGGCCGAAGTCGTGGGGGCACTGAGGAACGCGGGTCCTGTCGATCTCGTCCACCTTCACGGGGATCATGTCGAAGCATCCGTTATCGGACCTTTCTGCAGAAAGCTTGGCATTCCACTCGTTTTGACGGTGCACGCAGCGCTCGCGAGGCGGCATCGGCGACTGGCCAGAATGGCCCTCGGCCATGTCGGAGCGTTCATCGCCATCGGTTCACGAACGGCTGATGATCTGATGGACCGCGGCGCCGATCGGCGCCGGATCCTGGTCGCCTCCAGCGGAATCGATCTCGGAGCCATATCCGGGTCACCGCCGCCCGCTCGTGAACCCGGGCTGATCGTGAGTGTCGGATCCCTGGAGCCCATGAAGAACCATGCTCTCCTCATCGAGGCGGTTCAGGCGCTTCGGCCTGCCAACCCGGGGCTCCGGCTCCTCGTCGTCGGCGACGGACCCGAACTCGGCCGACTGCGCCGGCTGGCGGGGACGGAGACGGGGATCGAGTTCGCCGGGCAGCTTCTCCGAGACGAGGTCTACCGGCAGGTGCGCCGCGCGGAAGTCTTCGTGCTTGCCTCACGCCGCCTCGACGGCAAGGGGGAGGGAGTGCCGACGGCCGCCCTCGAAGCGCTCGCGCTCGGCACCCCCGTGGTGGTGTCGTCCGACGCCCTGCTCGATCCAGTCGTGTCGAACCGTGCGGCGTACCGGACCTTCGAATCCGGGTCCGTCGACGACCTGGTGCGCGTCCTTCGCACCGTGCTGGGGGATGAGGACCTTCGCCGTCGGATGAGCACACTGGGAACCCAAGCGGCCACCGCACTGGACTGGCCGGTGGTCGCCGGCCGGTTCGAGGAGTGGTACCGCGTGGCTCTGAACGCGGGTCATCCGAGCGGTGCCCTGAGATAA
- a CDS encoding class I SAM-dependent methyltransferase: MKLAILDGGSSLQKAQGVVRTYPSIWQGSVVDVGCRSRELETALMGHRVRYQGVDVDPSAEIVADLGEKLPFDDKTINVVAALDVLEHTDDIHHAFSELCRVAKDHIVITLPNCYEVNTRLRFLRGKPLSDKYGLPSAKPQDRHRWLFSLHESRKFIHDCAVEQSWRVVDERIIVGPRSRHIAYAVRRWPNLLCKTYLTLLAPR, translated from the coding sequence ATGAAGCTCGCGATTCTCGACGGCGGGTCGTCTCTGCAGAAGGCCCAGGGGGTGGTGCGGACGTACCCGTCCATCTGGCAGGGCAGCGTGGTGGACGTCGGCTGCCGTTCCCGCGAACTGGAGACTGCGCTCATGGGTCATCGCGTGCGTTATCAGGGGGTGGATGTCGACCCTTCCGCCGAGATCGTCGCAGACCTCGGCGAAAAGCTTCCGTTCGATGACAAGACCATCAATGTGGTGGCCGCACTCGATGTGCTCGAACACACCGATGACATCCACCATGCGTTCTCAGAGCTGTGCCGGGTGGCCAAGGACCACATTGTCATCACCTTGCCGAACTGCTACGAGGTGAACACCCGGCTGCGATTCCTGCGCGGAAAGCCGCTCTCGGACAAGTATGGTCTGCCCTCGGCGAAACCTCAGGATCGGCATCGCTGGCTCTTTTCATTGCATGAATCGCGGAAATTCATTCATGATTGCGCCGTTGAGCAGAGCTGGAGGGTCGTCGACGAGCGCATCATCGTCGGCCCCAGGAGCCGCCACATCGCCTATGCGGTGCGACGCTGGCCCAACCTGCTCTGCAAGACGTACCTCACTCTGCTGGCACCGCGCTGA
- a CDS encoding glycosyltransferase yields MKPDGRIRVMEIIARMNVGGPATQVMGLSERLNPEEFDHRLYTGHIDVGECDHLGLKGSAVRVHPVPGLGRSVTPSGDCLALIRLMAAMRGFRPHVIHTRTAKAGALGRMAARLSHVGAARIHVFHGHLLNGYFTGPKRALYVRSERILASMTDRLVTVGSQVRDELLDARIGRPEQYVVIAPGVRLGPIPDRGAARTALGLPPNAPVVAYVGRLTRVKRPDRFVATARAVLRQVPDCHFVVCGGGELRGQVERDIEPIRHSFHLLGWRKDVESVYSAADVVLLTSDNEGTPLTLVEAGMAGTPAVSTRVGSVAEIVQDGRTGLLAGTDADELAAHIVRMLSAPDLARQMGEAARQWTTASFNVERLTADTEALYRSLGGERRGRQAAERTTKGMNK; encoded by the coding sequence ATGAAGCCAGACGGTCGGATCCGCGTCATGGAGATCATCGCTCGGATGAATGTGGGCGGCCCCGCCACTCAGGTGATGGGGCTGTCCGAACGGCTGAATCCGGAGGAGTTCGATCATCGCCTCTACACAGGTCACATCGACGTCGGCGAGTGCGACCATCTCGGTCTGAAAGGTTCGGCGGTACGTGTCCATCCGGTCCCGGGTCTCGGCCGGTCGGTCACCCCTTCCGGCGACTGTCTGGCCCTCATCCGCCTGATGGCCGCGATGCGTGGCTTCCGGCCGCACGTCATCCACACCAGGACGGCGAAGGCCGGCGCTCTCGGACGCATGGCGGCACGCCTCTCCCATGTCGGCGCGGCCCGGATCCATGTCTTCCACGGGCATCTCCTCAACGGCTACTTCACCGGGCCGAAGCGTGCGCTCTATGTGCGGTCGGAACGGATCCTCGCCTCGATGACCGACCGCCTGGTGACCGTCGGCTCCCAGGTCCGCGACGAACTGCTCGATGCCCGGATCGGCCGGCCGGAGCAGTACGTCGTGATCGCCCCCGGCGTACGGCTCGGCCCGATCCCCGACCGCGGGGCCGCCCGCACCGCGCTGGGCCTGCCCCCTAACGCGCCCGTCGTGGCATACGTGGGCCGGCTCACCCGGGTGAAACGGCCCGACCGGTTCGTCGCCACGGCCCGTGCCGTACTCCGGCAGGTGCCCGACTGCCACTTCGTCGTCTGCGGCGGGGGCGAGCTGCGCGGGCAGGTCGAACGCGACATCGAGCCGATCCGGCACTCCTTTCACCTGCTCGGCTGGCGGAAGGACGTGGAGTCGGTGTACTCGGCCGCCGACGTGGTCCTGCTGACCTCCGACAACGAGGGCACACCCCTGACGCTCGTCGAGGCCGGGATGGCCGGAACCCCGGCCGTCTCCACACGTGTCGGAAGCGTGGCGGAGATCGTCCAGGACGGGCGGACCGGCCTGCTGGCCGGAACCGACGCCGACGAACTGGCAGCACACATCGTGAGAATGCTGTCCGCCCCCGATCTCGCCCGCCAGATGGGCGAAGCGGCCCGCCAGTGGACCACGGCCTCGTTCAACGTGGAACGCCTGACCGCGGACACCGAAGCCCTTTATCGATCGCTGGGCGGGGAGCGCCGCGGTCGCCAGGCCGCGGAACGGACCACAAAGGGGATGAACAAGTGA
- a CDS encoding NAD-dependent epimerase/dehydratase family protein, translated as MRVLVTGGAGFIGANLCRALLARPEVENVTVLDDLSSGDLANLDGVEVDFVRGSILDTELLPDLVTGASTVVHLAARPSVPRSLTDPLASHTVNATGTLHVLEACRATRPHVVLASSSSVYGNCREPQKHEDLPTRPLSPYGASKLATEAYGLAYAESFGLPVLPFRFFNVYGPMQAAGHAYAAVIPTFVSMALRSRPVPIYGDGNQARDFTYVGSLTEVLVDAALRRVTSATPVNLAFGTRTTLRRLKDTLGTVLGRPVESAFLPPRIGEIQESQASPRLLRHLFPGVCPVSLEDGLRMTVAWFESPVATGTGRRLDAHI; from the coding sequence GTGAGAGTTCTGGTGACCGGCGGCGCGGGGTTCATCGGCGCCAATCTGTGCCGTGCGCTCCTGGCCCGCCCCGAGGTCGAGAACGTCACGGTGCTGGACGATCTGAGCAGCGGAGATCTCGCCAACCTCGACGGGGTCGAGGTGGACTTCGTGAGGGGCAGCATCCTGGACACGGAACTTCTGCCCGACCTCGTCACCGGCGCCTCCACCGTCGTCCATCTCGCCGCGCGGCCGTCGGTTCCCCGGTCCCTGACGGATCCGCTGGCCTCCCACACTGTCAACGCCACCGGCACCTTGCACGTCCTGGAGGCCTGCCGTGCGACCAGGCCGCACGTGGTGCTCGCCTCGTCGTCCTCGGTGTACGGCAACTGCCGGGAGCCGCAGAAGCACGAGGACCTCCCTACCCGGCCGCTGAGCCCGTACGGTGCGAGCAAACTCGCGACCGAGGCATACGGCCTGGCGTACGCGGAAAGCTTCGGTCTGCCGGTGCTGCCCTTCCGCTTCTTCAACGTCTACGGCCCCATGCAGGCCGCAGGCCACGCCTACGCGGCTGTCATCCCGACATTCGTGTCCATGGCGCTGCGGAGTCGACCGGTGCCGATCTACGGTGACGGGAACCAGGCGCGGGACTTCACCTACGTGGGCTCGTTGACCGAGGTCCTCGTCGACGCCGCCCTCCGCCGGGTGACCAGCGCGACGCCGGTGAACCTCGCGTTCGGGACACGGACCACCCTGCGGCGGCTGAAGGACACCCTCGGAACGGTCCTCGGCAGGCCGGTCGAGTCGGCCTTCCTGCCGCCCAGGATCGGTGAGATCCAGGAGTCGCAGGCCTCCCCACGCCTGCTGCGCCACCTGTTCCCCGGTGTGTGCCCGGTGTCCCTGGAAGACGGGCTCCGCATGACGGTGGCCTGGTTCGAGAGTCCGGTGGCCACCGGCACCGGCAGGCGACTCGATGCCCATATCTGA
- a CDS encoding NAD-dependent epimerase/dehydratase family protein codes for MKKSSRNTYLITGGSGFIGSHLADALLARGESVVVLDNLSTGRRENLQPHPRLHFVHGSVLDELMVDELVHRCDVVVHLAAAVGVKLIVEQPLRSLTTNIRGSEIVIEAAHRYRKKILVTSTSEIYGKNSSGALREDSDRILGSPAVVRWAYSTAKAVDEILANAYHKERGLPTIVVRLFNTVGSRQSPAYGMVIPRLVRQALSGMPLTVFGDGTQTRCFAHVTDVVDALLRLLDDDAAIGQTFNIGSADEVSILELAKLVIEHTGSPSGVDLIPYHEAYEQGFEDMTRRVPDTTKIRELTGWTPQRALDEILVDVVAEARADLAVSIR; via the coding sequence GTGAAGAAATCATCAAGGAACACCTACCTGATAACGGGCGGCAGCGGGTTCATCGGATCGCATCTGGCCGACGCGTTGCTCGCCCGCGGCGAGTCGGTCGTGGTCCTGGACAACTTGTCCACCGGGCGGCGGGAGAACCTGCAACCTCATCCCCGCCTGCACTTCGTGCACGGGTCGGTCCTGGACGAGCTCATGGTGGATGAGCTGGTCCACCGGTGCGACGTGGTCGTCCACCTCGCGGCCGCGGTCGGCGTCAAACTGATCGTCGAACAGCCGCTACGGTCCCTGACGACCAACATCCGCGGCTCGGAGATCGTGATCGAGGCCGCGCACCGGTACCGGAAGAAGATCCTGGTCACCAGTACGAGCGAGATCTACGGCAAGAACTCCTCCGGCGCTCTCCGTGAGGACTCCGACCGCATCCTCGGCAGCCCCGCGGTGGTGCGCTGGGCCTACAGCACCGCGAAGGCCGTCGACGAGATCCTCGCCAATGCCTACCACAAGGAACGCGGCCTGCCGACGATCGTGGTCAGGCTGTTCAACACCGTGGGGTCGCGGCAGAGCCCGGCCTACGGCATGGTCATCCCCCGCCTGGTACGGCAGGCGCTCAGCGGTATGCCCCTCACAGTCTTCGGCGACGGCACCCAGACCCGCTGTTTCGCCCATGTCACGGATGTCGTCGACGCGCTGCTCAGACTTCTCGACGACGACGCGGCGATCGGGCAGACCTTCAACATCGGCTCCGCCGACGAGGTGAGCATCCTGGAACTGGCGAAGCTGGTCATCGAGCACACCGGCTCCCCGTCGGGTGTCGACCTGATCCCCTACCACGAGGCCTACGAGCAGGGCTTCGAGGACATGACGCGCCGGGTTCCCGACACCACCAAAATCCGCGAGCTCACCGGCTGGACTCCACAACGCGCTCTCGATGAGATCCTCGTGGATGTCGTCGCGGAGGCCCGCGCGGATCTCGCGGTGTCCATCCGGTGA
- a CDS encoding MraY family glycosyltransferase, whose amino-acid sequence MNGTIPLVAGAAAFLLSAAAIVPLRRLALRWDLTDRPGGNKAHARPTPYLGGVAIVLATVVPATAVLGLADRRITAILLAATAIALLGLIDDIGSLSMFTRLAVETATASGVVFSGVQITLTGGWVDGAVTVVWIVVMTNSFNLLDNMDGTLGAVTTVAAAFLAGTAFVSAQPALGLLLTLLAYASLGFLLHNWPPARIFMGDSGALFIGFVLSCSAIVLVTGQDPGAMVSGLLLPTFIATVDTGVVFISRMRVGRSPLAGGTDHVSHRLRRVGFGTRVIAMMLGMITAFAGALCLAVALKWIPAIAAAITGGGTALLLIILLQGVSVYSPFLRSKAHSRIPERLR is encoded by the coding sequence GTGAACGGAACGATCCCCCTCGTCGCAGGAGCGGCCGCCTTTCTCCTCAGCGCCGCGGCCATCGTGCCGCTGAGGCGTCTGGCCCTGCGGTGGGACCTCACCGACCGTCCCGGCGGGAACAAGGCCCATGCCCGTCCGACTCCCTACCTGGGAGGCGTCGCGATCGTGCTGGCCACAGTCGTGCCCGCGACGGCGGTGCTGGGCCTGGCCGATCGGCGGATCACAGCGATCCTCCTGGCCGCCACCGCGATCGCCCTGCTCGGTCTGATCGACGACATCGGCTCGCTGTCCATGTTCACCCGATTGGCCGTGGAGACCGCGACGGCGAGCGGGGTCGTGTTCTCCGGTGTCCAGATCACCCTGACGGGCGGCTGGGTGGACGGAGCCGTCACGGTGGTGTGGATCGTGGTGATGACGAACTCCTTCAACCTGCTGGACAACATGGACGGCACGCTGGGAGCCGTCACCACGGTCGCCGCCGCCTTCCTGGCGGGGACGGCCTTCGTGTCCGCCCAGCCGGCGCTCGGGCTGCTGCTGACCCTGCTGGCCTACGCCAGCCTCGGCTTTCTCCTGCACAACTGGCCTCCCGCGAGGATATTCATGGGGGATTCCGGGGCTCTGTTCATCGGCTTCGTCCTCAGCTGTTCGGCGATCGTCCTGGTGACGGGGCAGGACCCCGGTGCCATGGTCTCCGGGCTGCTTCTGCCGACCTTCATCGCAACCGTCGACACCGGTGTCGTGTTCATCTCACGGATGAGGGTGGGCCGTTCACCGCTGGCGGGCGGCACCGACCACGTTTCACACCGGCTCCGCCGGGTCGGCTTCGGCACCCGGGTGATCGCCATGATGCTCGGCATGATCACAGCGTTCGCCGGCGCGCTCTGCCTGGCGGTGGCTCTGAAGTGGATACCGGCGATCGCCGCGGCGATCACCGGGGGCGGAACCGCCCTTCTCCTCATCATCCTGCTGCAGGGCGTGAGCGTTTACTCGCCGTTCCTGCGCTCCAAGGCTCATTCACGAATCCCCGAAAGGCTGCGTTGA